The following proteins come from a genomic window of Campylobacter coli 76339:
- a CDS encoding small hydrophobic protein, translating to MEFLELLLVLIALILIIKKPEKENLAFGLVIVAWLLMVFFYVGHKTGALLTIMNL from the coding sequence ATGGAGTTCTTAGAGCTTTTATTAGTTTTAATCGCCTTAATACTAATCATCAAAAAACCAGAAAAAGAAAATTTGGCTTTTGGCTTAGTGATAGTAGCTTGGCTTTTAATGGTTTTTTTCTATGTCGGCCACAAAACAGGTGCGCTTTTAACGATAATGAATCTGTAA
- a CDS encoding Putative ATP /GTP binding protein produces MNEINKTKNFYTLMCLAGFLIILLPVGIANFVFGYMLGDSPCTLCWGQREAMIFIGVIALFIVRYGMKGKYLAALLIMTAVGLYQSFAHYGNHAHRDLDQGFGLAVFGIHTYFWAEVVFWAVVLLLGVMFAFAPKFGSFDKELNGEKFRKFTKFSFAAVLISTLIVASNVFQAFVSTGIPPYVGQGDPVRFSLNPKYIIWSTEGWNDLWQNISFLGKRDVKAPDYAFAPASEKLGIKFDNDTNNSPFVEIDDELKIINEQTINFDKAINTLDYINDEFVASSKWDVAFLDNNFSTKEGFELDPYFSATIDPIIGIIPYKENKFLLMGSNKSFLRFAKNPNADEALQYADFVKGNDRFEGQGKDLGRGRLDTVRAKFNHVASMTTDDHYLYLATVPNNKDSKTFVISKISLKDLVLSAEFTPKAELKEGKTLGDLYITSMTFKDDEIYALSKNHNVIAIIDPAKEEVVKTIAFPSSITNARSIFFKDRKIHILSYQDGANKLYTLK; encoded by the coding sequence ATGAACGAAATAAATAAAACAAAAAATTTCTACACTCTTATGTGTTTAGCAGGCTTTTTGATTATTCTTTTGCCTGTAGGGATTGCAAATTTTGTATTTGGTTATATGTTGGGTGATAGCCCATGCACTCTTTGCTGGGGACAAAGAGAAGCGATGATTTTTATCGGAGTTATAGCACTTTTTATCGTGCGTTATGGCATGAAAGGCAAATACCTTGCCGCTCTTTTAATCATGACTGCAGTAGGTCTTTATCAGTCTTTTGCGCATTATGGCAATCATGCCCATAGAGATTTAGATCAAGGTTTTGGTTTGGCAGTTTTTGGTATCCATACTTATTTTTGGGCTGAAGTAGTCTTTTGGGCTGTAGTCTTGCTTTTGGGCGTGATGTTTGCTTTTGCTCCTAAATTTGGATCTTTTGACAAAGAATTAAACGGTGAAAAATTTAGAAAATTTACTAAATTTAGCTTCGCAGCAGTTTTAATCAGCACCCTTATCGTTGCATCAAATGTTTTTCAAGCTTTTGTAAGCACAGGAATTCCTCCTTATGTAGGGCAAGGTGATCCGGTAAGATTTAGTCTTAATCCAAAATATATCATTTGGAGCACAGAGGGTTGGAATGATTTATGGCAAAACATTTCTTTCCTAGGAAAACGCGATGTGAAAGCTCCTGATTACGCTTTTGCGCCTGCAAGTGAAAAATTGGGTATAAAATTTGATAATGATACAAATAATTCTCCATTTGTAGAAATTGACGATGAGCTTAAAATTATCAATGAACAAACCATAAATTTTGACAAAGCGATCAATACTCTTGATTATATCAATGATGAATTTGTAGCAAGTTCTAAATGGGATGTAGCGTTTTTAGATAACAATTTTAGCACAAAAGAAGGTTTTGAACTTGATCCTTATTTTTCAGCTACTATCGATCCTATCATAGGGATCATTCCTTATAAAGAAAATAAATTTCTTCTCATGGGATCTAATAAATCTTTCCTAAGATTTGCAAAAAATCCAAATGCAGATGAAGCTTTACAATATGCAGATTTTGTTAAAGGAAATGACCGATTTGAAGGTCAAGGAAAAGATTTGGGTCGTGGAAGACTTGATACTGTTAGAGCAAAATTCAACCATGTAGCAAGTATGACAACGGATGATCATTATCTTTATCTTGCAACCGTGCCTAACAACAAAGATTCTAAAACCTTTGTGATTTCTAAAATTTCTTTAAAAGATCTTGTTCTTTCAGCAGAATTTACTCCAAAAGCAGAACTTAAAGAGGGTAAAACTTTGGGTGATCTTTATATCACTTCTATGACCTTTAAAGATGATGAAATTTATGCACTCAGTAAAAATCATAATGTAATTGCCATAATCGATCCAGCCAAAGAAGAAGTGGTAAAAACCATAGCTTTTCCAAGCTCTATCACAAATGCAAGAAGTATTTTCTTTAAAGACAGAAAAATTCACATCCTTTCTTATCAAGATGGAGCAAATAAGCTTTATACTTTAAAATAA
- a CDS encoding Adenylosuccinate lyase, whose translation MVERYSREIMAKKWDMQAKYDAWLKVELAAVKAWNKLGLINDTDCEKILKNAKFDIARIDEIEKTTKHDVIAFLTSVSESLGEESRFVHYAMTSSDCIDTAVALQIKESLDLILEDVSLLLEVIKKRALEHKNTLMVGRSHGIHGEPITFGLVLAIWYDEILHAKELLEHAREVISYGKISGAMGNFAHAPLEFEEEVCKNLDLKPAPVSNQVIQRDRYAQVISAIAILASSCEQIAVAIRHFQRTEVYEAEEYFSAGQKGSSAMPHKRNPVLSENITGLCRVLRSFVTPALENVALWHERDISHSSVERFILPDAFVTADFMLMRLTNLIDKLLVYPENMMKNLNLTGGLVFSQRVLLELPFKGISREEAYKIVQRNAMKVWADLQNGKAAINEKNESLFLLALLADEDLRKSLSEEDIRRCFDYNYYTKNVDAIFARTFK comes from the coding sequence ATGGTTGAAAGATATAGCAGAGAAATCATGGCCAAAAAATGGGATATGCAAGCAAAATATGACGCATGGCTAAAAGTAGAGCTAGCTGCGGTAAAAGCTTGGAATAAACTAGGCCTTATAAATGATACAGATTGTGAAAAAATTCTTAAAAATGCTAAATTTGATATAGCTAGAATTGATGAGATAGAAAAAACCACCAAGCATGATGTGATCGCTTTTCTTACAAGTGTAAGTGAAAGTTTAGGAGAAGAGAGTCGTTTTGTACATTATGCGATGACAAGTTCTGATTGTATCGACACAGCTGTAGCTTTACAGATAAAAGAAAGCTTGGATTTGATTTTAGAAGATGTTTCTTTGCTTTTAGAAGTGATTAAAAAACGCGCTTTGGAACATAAAAATACTTTAATGGTAGGTAGAAGCCATGGAATTCATGGAGAGCCTATCACTTTTGGTCTGGTACTTGCGATTTGGTATGATGAAATTTTGCATGCAAAAGAGCTTTTAGAGCATGCAAGAGAAGTGATAAGTTATGGAAAAATTAGTGGCGCAATGGGAAATTTTGCTCATGCTCCTTTAGAATTTGAAGAAGAAGTATGTAAAAATTTAGATCTTAAACCTGCGCCTGTTTCAAATCAGGTTATCCAAAGAGATCGTTATGCACAAGTGATTTCAGCTATTGCGATTTTGGCTTCATCGTGCGAGCAAATTGCTGTTGCGATAAGACATTTTCAAAGAACAGAAGTGTATGAGGCTGAAGAGTATTTTAGCGCAGGACAAAAAGGAAGCTCGGCTATGCCACATAAAAGAAATCCGGTTCTAAGTGAAAATATTACAGGGCTTTGTCGCGTGCTTAGATCTTTTGTAACTCCTGCTTTGGAAAATGTAGCTTTATGGCATGAAAGAGATATATCGCATTCAAGTGTTGAAAGATTTATCTTGCCTGATGCTTTTGTTACAGCTGATTTTATGCTTATGCGTCTTACAAATTTGATCGATAAGCTTTTGGTTTATCCTGAAAATATGATGAAAAATCTAAATCTTACAGGTGGACTTGTATTTTCACAACGCGTTTTATTGGAGCTTCCGTTTAAGGGCATTAGCCGTGAAGAAGCTTATAAAATAGTCCAAAGAAATGCGATGAAAGTTTGGGCTGATTTACAAAATGGCAAAGCTGCTATTAATGAAAAAAATGAAAGCTTATTTTTACTTGCGCTTTTAGCTGATGAAGATTTGAGAAAAAGCTTGAGCGAAGAAGATATAAGAAGATGTTTTGATTATAATTATTACACAAAAAATGTTGATGCAATCTTTGCAAGAACTTTTAAGTAA
- a CDS encoding Fumarylacetoacetate hydrolase family protein, whose protein sequence is MKFVNFKLDQKATLGVLNSDGKVVKLSDLDINVRDMNELIINFEELKHKLKDLDSKTAYEIPKEDYLAPIIEPRQDIICLGINFLDHAKESAKFKGEKFEEREYPVYFGKRCNQATAPFGSISLHADVTSQLDYECELAFVLSKDAYKIKAEDAKDYIFGYTIINEISARDLQKRHKQFYRAKSLEGSTIMGPYITSVDEIAYPPELHLQSYVNKELRQNSNTKFFIFDIGYVLEELSSGMLLKAGTIISMGTPSGVGMGLNPPVFLKKGDEVRCVIENLGEICNTIS, encoded by the coding sequence ATGAAATTTGTTAATTTTAAACTCGATCAAAAAGCCACTCTAGGAGTACTTAACTCCGATGGAAAAGTTGTAAAATTATCCGATCTTGATATCAATGTTCGCGATATGAATGAGCTAATTATAAATTTTGAGGAATTAAAACACAAGCTTAAAGATTTAGACTCTAAAACAGCTTATGAAATTCCAAAAGAAGATTATCTAGCTCCTATCATAGAGCCGCGTCAAGATATCATATGTCTTGGGATTAATTTTTTAGATCATGCCAAAGAGTCTGCGAAATTTAAAGGTGAAAAATTCGAAGAAAGAGAATATCCTGTGTATTTTGGAAAACGCTGCAATCAAGCCACAGCTCCTTTTGGCAGCATATCTTTACATGCTGATGTCACTTCTCAACTAGACTATGAATGCGAACTTGCTTTTGTTTTAAGTAAGGATGCTTATAAAATCAAAGCTGAAGATGCGAAAGACTATATTTTTGGTTATACCATTATCAATGAAATTTCAGCACGAGATCTCCAAAAACGCCACAAGCAATTTTACCGTGCAAAAAGCCTTGAGGGAAGTACTATCATGGGGCCTTATATCACAAGTGTTGATGAGATTGCTTATCCACCTGAACTTCATTTGCAAAGTTATGTCAATAAAGAATTACGACAAAACTCCAATACAAAATTTTTTATTTTTGACATCGGATATGTCTTAGAAGAACTTAGCTCAGGAATGCTCTTAAAAGCCGGCACCATCATATCAATGGGAACCCCAAGCGGTGTAGGGATGGGCTTAAATCCACCCGTTTTTCTTAAAAAAGGTGATGAAGTACGCTGTGTAATAGAAAATTTAGGAGAAATTTGTAATACAATATCATAA
- a CDS encoding Putative ribosomal pseudouridine synthase, which translates to MENLKININEAQKLIDKKRLFCNGILVEEKNKILQGNVELIVYENNPKGVEIVFENEDFAVLEKESGILSHPNGRHCKYSLSDEIWHLWGKEACVAHRLDKETSGLILVAKHKKAQIELKGLFEKKQIQKEYLALASGEIKANFTVDQAMDLTKDYDDVKTRMQICENGKKAITEFEVLSFYPKINATLLLCKPLTGRQHQIRVHLFYKNHKILGDPLYGLEKKDIEKILDEKMDIEERIKLSGAKRLCLHSYRLKFNYNGENFDIFSKKGIEKILAVF; encoded by the coding sequence ATGGAGAATTTGAAAATCAATATAAATGAAGCCCAAAAACTCATAGATAAAAAAAGGCTTTTTTGCAATGGAATTTTAGTAGAAGAAAAGAATAAAATCTTGCAAGGCAATGTAGAATTAATAGTCTATGAAAATAATCCCAAAGGAGTGGAAATCGTTTTTGAAAATGAAGATTTTGCAGTACTTGAAAAAGAAAGTGGAATTTTAAGCCATCCTAATGGCAGACACTGTAAATACAGTCTAAGTGATGAAATTTGGCATCTTTGGGGTAAAGAAGCATGTGTAGCTCATAGACTTGATAAAGAAACAAGCGGACTTATACTCGTAGCCAAACACAAAAAAGCACAAATTGAGCTTAAAGGCCTGTTTGAAAAAAAACAAATTCAAAAAGAATATCTTGCCCTTGCAAGCGGGGAAATCAAAGCAAATTTCACAGTCGATCAAGCGATGGATTTGACAAAGGATTATGATGATGTTAAAACTAGAATGCAAATTTGCGAGAATGGAAAAAAAGCGATCACAGAATTTGAAGTTTTGAGCTTTTACCCTAAAATCAACGCTACGCTTTTGCTTTGCAAACCACTCACAGGCAGACAACATCAAATCAGAGTACATTTATTTTATAAAAATCACAAAATCCTAGGCGATCCACTCTATGGCCTTGAAAAAAAAGATATAGAAAAAATTTTAGATGAAAAAATGGACATAGAAGAACGCATAAAGTTAAGTGGTGCCAAACGCTTGTGTTTACACTCTTATCGTTTAAAATTTAACTATAACGGAGAAAATTTTGATATTTTTTCAAAAAAGGGCATAGAAAAAATTTTAGCAGTGTTTTAA